The Anolis carolinensis isolate JA03-04 chromosome 1, rAnoCar3.1.pri, whole genome shotgun sequence genome window below encodes:
- the lypd6b gene encoding ly6/PLAUR domain-containing protein 6B, with product MFGKSMPLLCHMLAVACVEILIVSSNWILAKNINFYNVRLPVDPTPYPSSFKCFTCDNVVDNYNCNRWAEDKWCPQNTQYCLTVHHFTSHGRSTSVTKKCATREECHFVGCRHRKETSHTECISCCEGMICNVDIPTNQTNAVFAVVHTRRTSGGSRQTISTLLLVSVTVIFIL from the exons ATGTTTGGTAAGAGCATGCCACTACTCTGTCACATGTTGGCTGTCGCTTGTGTTGAAATCTTAATTGTCTCCAGCAACTGGATCCTAGCCAAGAACATCAACTTCTACAACGTGAGACTTCCAGTTGACC CTACTCCGTATCCAAGCAGCTTCAAGTGTTTCACGTGTGACAACGTTGTAGATAATTACAACTGCAACAGATGGGCTGAAGATAAATGGTGTCCTCAGA ACACACAATACTGTTTAACAGTCCATCACTTCACCAGCCATGGAAGGAGCACCTCCGTCACAAAAAAATGTGCTACCAGAGAAGAATGCCATTTTGTTGGTTGTCGTCACCGCAAGGAAACCAGTCATACG GAATGCATCTCCTGCTGCGAAGGGATGATCTGTAACGTCGACATTCCAACAAACCAGACCAATGCTGTGTTTGCAGTTGTGCATACGCGGAGGACATCAGGCGGCAGCAGGCAGACCATTAGTACCCTGTTGCTAGTCTCGGTCACTGTCATTTTTATATTATGA